The following are encoded in a window of Mustela nigripes isolate SB6536 chromosome 1, MUSNIG.SB6536, whole genome shotgun sequence genomic DNA:
- the MS4A1 gene encoding B-lymphocyte antigen CD20 isoform X1: MTTSRNSMSGIFQADPMKGPTAMHPIQKIIPKRMTSVVGPTQNFFMRESKTMGAVQIMNGLFHLALGGLLMIHTDVYAPICITLWYPFWGGVMYIISGSLLAAADKNSRQSLAKGKMIMNSLSLFAAISGIIFLVMDIFNITISHFFKMENLNLAKVSMPYINIHNCEPANPADKNSLSIQYCDSIRSVFLGIFAVMMIFTFFQKLVTAGIVENEWKNLCSKPKSDVVVLLAAEEKKEQPIETTEDMVELTEVSSQPKNEEEIEIIPVQEEEEEMEINFQELPQDQEPSPIENDSIP; the protein is encoded by the exons ATGACAACATCCAGAAATTCAATGAGTGGAATTTTTCAAGCAGATCCTATGAAAGGCCCTACTGCCATGCATCCTATTCAAAAAATAATTCCCAAAAGGATGACTTCAGTGGTGGGCCCTACACAAAACTTCTTCATGAGGGAATCAAAAACAATGGGG gctgTCCAGATTATGAATGGGCTCTTCCACCTTGCCCTAGGCGGTCTCCTGATGATTCACACAGATGTCTATGCACCTATCTGTATAACTCTGTGGTATCCTTTCTGGGGAGGCGTTATG TATATCATTTCTGGATCACTCCTGGCTGCAGCGGACAAAAACTCCAGGCAGAGTTTG GCCAAAGGGAAAATGATAATGAACTCATTGAGCCTCTTTGCTGCTATTTCTGGAATAATCTTTTTGGTAATGGATATATTTAATATTACCATTTcccacttttttaaaatggagaatttgAATCTTGCTAAAGTTTCCATGCCATATATTAACATACACAACTGTGAGCCAGCTAATCCCGCTGACAAAAATTCTCTGTCTATACAATATTGTGACAGCATACGATCTGTTTTCTTG GGCATTTTTGCCGTGATGATGATTTTTACCTTCTTCCAGAAACTTGTGACAGCTGGCATTGTTGAGAATGAATGGAAAAACCTGTGCTCCAAACCTAAATCT GATGTAGTTGTCCTGTTAgctgctgaagaaaaaaaagaacagccaaTTGAAACAACAGAAGACATGGTGGAGCTGACCGAAGTATCTTCCCAGccaaagaatgaagaagagattGAAATTATTCCtgtccaagaagaagaagaggaaatggaaataaacttTCAAGAACTTCCCCAGGACCAGGAACCTTCACCAATAGAAAATGACAGCATtccttaa
- the MS4A1 gene encoding B-lymphocyte antigen CD20 isoform X2 codes for MTTSRNSMSGIFQADPMKGPTAMHPIQKIIPKRMTSVVGPTQNFFMRESKTMGAVQIMNGLFHLALGGLLMIHTDVYAPICITLWYPFWGGVMYIISGSLLAAADKNSRQSLAKGKMIMNSLSLFAAISGIIFLGIFAVMMIFTFFQKLVTAGIVENEWKNLCSKPKSDVVVLLAAEEKKEQPIETTEDMVELTEVSSQPKNEEEIEIIPVQEEEEEMEINFQELPQDQEPSPIENDSIP; via the exons ATGACAACATCCAGAAATTCAATGAGTGGAATTTTTCAAGCAGATCCTATGAAAGGCCCTACTGCCATGCATCCTATTCAAAAAATAATTCCCAAAAGGATGACTTCAGTGGTGGGCCCTACACAAAACTTCTTCATGAGGGAATCAAAAACAATGGGG gctgTCCAGATTATGAATGGGCTCTTCCACCTTGCCCTAGGCGGTCTCCTGATGATTCACACAGATGTCTATGCACCTATCTGTATAACTCTGTGGTATCCTTTCTGGGGAGGCGTTATG TATATCATTTCTGGATCACTCCTGGCTGCAGCGGACAAAAACTCCAGGCAGAGTTTG GCCAAAGGGAAAATGATAATGAACTCATTGAGCCTCTTTGCTGCTATTTCTGGAATAATCTTTTTG GGCATTTTTGCCGTGATGATGATTTTTACCTTCTTCCAGAAACTTGTGACAGCTGGCATTGTTGAGAATGAATGGAAAAACCTGTGCTCCAAACCTAAATCT GATGTAGTTGTCCTGTTAgctgctgaagaaaaaaaagaacagccaaTTGAAACAACAGAAGACATGGTGGAGCTGACCGAAGTATCTTCCCAGccaaagaatgaagaagagattGAAATTATTCCtgtccaagaagaagaagaggaaatggaaataaacttTCAAGAACTTCCCCAGGACCAGGAACCTTCACCAATAGAAAATGACAGCATtccttaa
- the MS4A1 gene encoding B-lymphocyte antigen CD20 isoform X3, whose product MTTSRNSMSGIFQADPMKGPTAMHPIQKIIPKRMTSVVGPTQNFFMRESKTMGAVQIMNGLFHLALGGLLMIHTDVYAPICITLWYPFWGGVMYIISGSLLAAADKNSRQSLAKGKMIMNSLSLFAAISGIIFLKLVTAGIVENEWKNLCSKPKSDVVVLLAAEEKKEQPIETTEDMVELTEVSSQPKNEEEIEIIPVQEEEEEMEINFQELPQDQEPSPIENDSIP is encoded by the exons ATGACAACATCCAGAAATTCAATGAGTGGAATTTTTCAAGCAGATCCTATGAAAGGCCCTACTGCCATGCATCCTATTCAAAAAATAATTCCCAAAAGGATGACTTCAGTGGTGGGCCCTACACAAAACTTCTTCATGAGGGAATCAAAAACAATGGGG gctgTCCAGATTATGAATGGGCTCTTCCACCTTGCCCTAGGCGGTCTCCTGATGATTCACACAGATGTCTATGCACCTATCTGTATAACTCTGTGGTATCCTTTCTGGGGAGGCGTTATG TATATCATTTCTGGATCACTCCTGGCTGCAGCGGACAAAAACTCCAGGCAGAGTTTG GCCAAAGGGAAAATGATAATGAACTCATTGAGCCTCTTTGCTGCTATTTCTGGAATAATCTTTTTG AAACTTGTGACAGCTGGCATTGTTGAGAATGAATGGAAAAACCTGTGCTCCAAACCTAAATCT GATGTAGTTGTCCTGTTAgctgctgaagaaaaaaaagaacagccaaTTGAAACAACAGAAGACATGGTGGAGCTGACCGAAGTATCTTCCCAGccaaagaatgaagaagagattGAAATTATTCCtgtccaagaagaagaagaggaaatggaaataaacttTCAAGAACTTCCCCAGGACCAGGAACCTTCACCAATAGAAAATGACAGCATtccttaa